TGCTGCTCAAGTTCTTGAAAATCAGTGAGAATCCACTGCGCTGCGTGTCGGACGTAGTGATCAACGTGGACCTGGTCTTGGGAGACGAGGATGTATTCTTGCAAGGATGTGAGTTGTCGGTAGTGTGCGAATTTGTCGCCTCTGTCATAAGCCCCTGTTGAGGGGGAAAGCACCTCTACGATAACAATCGGATCGAGGAGTGTGTCAAAAACATCGTCTTGAAAGCGAGGTTCTTCGCAGACGACACTGACATCAGGATAAAAATAAGAATTTACTGACGGAATACTCACACGCATCTCATTAACGAATGCAAGGCATCCACTGCCTCTCAGGCGAGTGCGGAATTCACCGGAGATATTGTAAGTAATTAGATTGTGCGCGAAACTTGCTCCAGACATAGCAATTATTTCACCGTTCATGTATTCACTTCTGACTGTATCAGCGTCAGGGATCGCCTTGCGTTCTAAAGTGATGTATTCTTCCGGTGTGAAATATGCCTGGGATGTCCTCATCGTCATAATTTCCTCATTTTTGTCTGGGATTCCCTAACTTCTAAAGAGATTCACATATTTTTCCAATACAAAGAGGCGGTTACGAGAGTCCTCTGAAGTTTCCTTCAGTACACCAAGTTCTGTCAATGATTTTAGCAGACGATTCGCGCTTGAAAAACTTATGCCGAGTTCTTTTTCAACTGATCTTACATTAACAATCGGCGTAGCGTACATAAAACGCAACAGTTTTTGCGCGTTTTTCGCTCGAGAGCCGAGAGTTAATATGTTGGTCTCATATTCTCGCTGAAGTTCGAGAATCCCTTTGAATGTCTTAATCCCATCTTGGGTGGTTTCAACGATTCCGTTTAAAAAAAATGTAATCCACTGCTCTAAATCATTTGATTTGCGGACCATAGAAAGCGAATCATAGTATGAGTTCCTGTGCTTCTCAAAAAACGTGGACATGTAAAGGAAAGGTTTGCTCAGTATCTGCGCGTCGATGAGTTGCAAAACGATTAATAGTCTTCCGCACCTTCCATTGCCGTCCAGAAAAGGATGGATGGTTTCAAACTGGTAGTGTGTAATCGCAATTTTAATCAGTTCTGGAATCTGTAGTGATTGGTTGTGCCAAAATTTTTCCAAGTCGCTTAAAAGATCCGGAACCTCCTCCGCTGATGGCAGCACAAAAAATGCATCAGAAGGCGATGAACCGCCGATCCAATTCTGAGTTTTGCGAATTTCTCCAGGGGCTTTGTGTTGTCCTCGAACACCAGAGAGCAATATCTTGTGTGCCTCCTTTAGGAGTCGTATACAAAGCGGAAGTTCGGACAGTTTGGTTATCGCGAAGTTCACCGCTTCAATGTAATTCTGGACTTCCTGCCAATCATCTCGTCTCTCTGGACTAATCTCTCTTTGCGGTAAAATGGCTTCATCAAATTCAGTTTTTGTGCCTTCAATTTGGTTGGAGTATGTTGCTTCTTTCGCGATGCTCATTGGAATGGAGAGATTAACATCTGGACGAAGTTCAGCATAGGCGTTGAGTTCTCCAAGAAGTTTCGCCGCATGTTCAATCAGAAGATTTATCTGTGGGCTTTCCCAAATAAAAGAACAGTTTACAAAGGAAGGTGTAAAACTCTTATATTCTCGTTGTTGTCTGTATTCACCCGCTATGAAGTTTTTCATATTATCGTTTCCACCTATCTTTGACAATCACAATTTTCTCATTATCATTTTCGCCTATTTTTGGCAATCACAAATATTATATTCTCAGCGGCATGCAGTTG
The DNA window shown above is from Candidatus Poribacteria bacterium and carries:
- a CDS encoding Fic family protein; this translates as MKNFIAGEYRQQREYKSFTPSFVNCSFIWESPQINLLIEHAAKLLGELNAYAELRPDVNLSIPMSIAKEATYSNQIEGTKTEFDEAILPQREISPERRDDWQEVQNYIEAVNFAITKLSELPLCIRLLKEAHKILLSGVRGQHKAPGEIRKTQNWIGGSSPSDAFFVLPSAEEVPDLLSDLEKFWHNQSLQIPELIKIAITHYQFETIHPFLDGNGRCGRLLIVLQLIDAQILSKPFLYMSTFFEKHRNSYYDSLSMVRKSNDLEQWITFFLNGIVETTQDGIKTFKGILELQREYETNILTLGSRAKNAQKLLRFMYATPIVNVRSVEKELGISFSSANRLLKSLTELGVLKETSEDSRNRLFVLEKYVNLFRS
- a CDS encoding Uma2 family endonuclease, which encodes MRTSQAYFTPEEYITLERKAIPDADTVRSEYMNGEIIAMSGASFAHNLITYNISGEFRTRLRGSGCLAFVNEMRVSIPSVNSYFYPDVSVVCEEPRFQDDVFDTLLDPIVIVEVLSPSTGAYDRGDKFAHYRQLTSLQEYILVSQDQVHVDHYVRHAAQWILTDFQELEQQLPLTSIQCELPLQEIYESVPFPE